The proteins below are encoded in one region of Apium graveolens cultivar Ventura chromosome 4, ASM990537v1, whole genome shotgun sequence:
- the LOC141721451 gene encoding 1-acyl-sn-glycerol-3-phosphate acyltransferase 2-like isoform X2: MAIPTAAYVVPLGTIFFCSGLLVNLIQAFFFITVWPFSKKAYVRINKVVVELLWLEFVWLADWWAGVKIEVYADAETFQLMGKEHALVICNHRSDIDWLVGWILAQRAGCLGSSFAVTKKAARYLPVVGWSIWFSGAIFLERSWEKDEKTLKAGFQRLKDFPCAFWLWLFVEGTRFTQAKLLAAQEYASSMGLPTPRNVLIPRTKVHVHIKRHLMKDLPKTNEAVAQWCKDDFLVKDKLLDKHKDDDSFSDGELHEIGRPMKSLVVVTAWASLLILGTLEFFQWSSLLSSWKGLRFSAAGLAILTVLMQFLIRFTQSEHSNTASLSKPVRSSLKPKI, from the exons ATGGCTATTCCAACAGCAGCTTATGTGGTGCCATTGGGGACTATCTTCTTTTGCTCAGGATTACTTGTTAATCTCATTCAG GCATTTTTCTTCATAACTGTGTGGCCATTTTCCAAGAAAGCATATGTAAGGATCAACAAAGTGGTTGTAGAACTGTTGTGGCTGGAATTTGTTTGGCTTGCTGACTGGTGGGCTGGCGTTAAG ATTGAGGTGTATGCAGATGCGGAAACATTCCAGTTGATGG GGAAAGAACATGCACTAGTCATATGCAACCACAGAAGTGATATTGACTGGTTGGTCGGCTGGATTTTGGCTCAG CGAGCTGGTTGCCTTGGTAGTTCGTTTGCTGTGACAAAGAAAGCAGCAAGATACCTTCCC GTTGTGGGTTGGTCAATATGGTTTTCTGGGGCTATCTTCTTAGAAAGGAGTTGGGAAAAGGATGAAAAAACTCTCAAG GCTGGGTTTCAGCGCCTAAAGGATTTCCCTTGTGCTTTTTGGCTGTGGCTTTTCGTTGAGGGTACTCGCTTTACACAGGCGAAACTTTTAGCCGCTCAGGAATATGCATCTTCAATGGGATTGCCTACTCCTAGGAATGTTCTGATTCCAAGAACGAAG GTGCATGTTCACATCAAGCGCCATCTAATGAAAGATTTGCCGAAAACGAATGAAGCTGTTGCACAGTGGTGTAAAGATGACTTCTTGGTTAAG GACAAGCTGCTCGACAAGCATAAAGATGATGACAGTTTTAGTGATGGTGAATTGCATGAAATTGGCCGACCAATGAAGTCTCTTGTG GTTGTCACCGCCTGGGCTAGTCTACTCATTCTGGGAACCTTAGAATTCTTTCAATGGTCATCACTACTATCTTCCTGGAAGGGTCTAAGATTTTCAGCAGCAGGTCTGGCTATTTTGACTGTTCTCATGCAGTTTCTAATACGGTTTACTCAGTCAGAGCATTCGAACACAGCTAGTCTCTCTAAACCTGTCAGGTCTTCACTGAAGCCAAAAATATGA
- the LOC141721451 gene encoding 1-acyl-sn-glycerol-3-phosphate acyltransferase PLS1-like isoform X1 translates to MAIPTAAYVVPLGTIFFCSGLLVNLIQAFFFITVWPFSKKAYVRINKVVVELLWLEFVWLADWWAGVKIEVYADAETFQLMGKEHALVICNHRSDIDWLVGWILAQRAGCLGSSFAVTKKAARYLPVVGWSIWFSGAIFLERSWEKDEKTLKAGFQRLKDFPCAFWLWLFVEGTRFTQAKLLAAQEYASSMGLPTPRNVLIPRTKGFVAAVNQMREFVPAIYDLTFAFPKDSPPPTMLRLLKGQPSVVHVHIKRHLMKDLPKTNEAVAQWCKDDFLVKDKLLDKHKDDDSFSDGELHEIGRPMKSLVVVTAWASLLILGTLEFFQWSSLLSSWKGLRFSAAGLAILTVLMQFLIRFTQSEHSNTASLSKPVRSSLKPKI, encoded by the exons ATGGCTATTCCAACAGCAGCTTATGTGGTGCCATTGGGGACTATCTTCTTTTGCTCAGGATTACTTGTTAATCTCATTCAG GCATTTTTCTTCATAACTGTGTGGCCATTTTCCAAGAAAGCATATGTAAGGATCAACAAAGTGGTTGTAGAACTGTTGTGGCTGGAATTTGTTTGGCTTGCTGACTGGTGGGCTGGCGTTAAG ATTGAGGTGTATGCAGATGCGGAAACATTCCAGTTGATGG GGAAAGAACATGCACTAGTCATATGCAACCACAGAAGTGATATTGACTGGTTGGTCGGCTGGATTTTGGCTCAG CGAGCTGGTTGCCTTGGTAGTTCGTTTGCTGTGACAAAGAAAGCAGCAAGATACCTTCCC GTTGTGGGTTGGTCAATATGGTTTTCTGGGGCTATCTTCTTAGAAAGGAGTTGGGAAAAGGATGAAAAAACTCTCAAG GCTGGGTTTCAGCGCCTAAAGGATTTCCCTTGTGCTTTTTGGCTGTGGCTTTTCGTTGAGGGTACTCGCTTTACACAGGCGAAACTTTTAGCCGCTCAGGAATATGCATCTTCAATGGGATTGCCTACTCCTAGGAATGTTCTGATTCCAAGAACGAAG GGTTTTGTTGCAGCAGTAAATCAGATGCGTGAATTTGTACCAGCCATCTATGATCTAACATTTGCGTTCCCCAAAGACTCGCCCCCGCCTACAATGCTTAGACTTTTAAAGGGGCAACCTTCTGTT GTGCATGTTCACATCAAGCGCCATCTAATGAAAGATTTGCCGAAAACGAATGAAGCTGTTGCACAGTGGTGTAAAGATGACTTCTTGGTTAAG GACAAGCTGCTCGACAAGCATAAAGATGATGACAGTTTTAGTGATGGTGAATTGCATGAAATTGGCCGACCAATGAAGTCTCTTGTG GTTGTCACCGCCTGGGCTAGTCTACTCATTCTGGGAACCTTAGAATTCTTTCAATGGTCATCACTACTATCTTCCTGGAAGGGTCTAAGATTTTCAGCAGCAGGTCTGGCTATTTTGACTGTTCTCATGCAGTTTCTAATACGGTTTACTCAGTCAGAGCATTCGAACACAGCTAGTCTCTCTAAACCTGTCAGGTCTTCACTGAAGCCAAAAATATGA
- the LOC141717273 gene encoding protein DETOXIFICATION 21-like — MEDTLNQNLLREDLRAGEVPDGKWPLKERIWMESKKMWIVAGPAIFTRFSTLGVGIISLAFIGHIGSTELAAYALVSTVLLRFAIGILLGMASGLETLCGQSAGAKQYDMLGVYLQRSWLILTICSIFLLPIFIFTTPILRALGQDESIAEVAGTVSLWLIPVIFSFIASYSCQMFLQAQSKNLIIAYLAAFSLAIHVFLSWLLTVKYNFGLSGAMVSTILAYWVPNIGQLVYILGGWCPETWKGFSMLAFKDLLPIVKLSLSSAVMLCLELWYTTILILLTGNLKNSEVAIDALSICLNINGWELMISVGFLAAASVRVSNELGRGSSRAAVFSIVQIVLTSLAIGFVLFIFFLFFRGRLAYIFTKSTEVAAAVADLSPLLAFSILLNSIQPVLSGVAVGAGWQSTVAYVNITCYYLIGIPVGIVLGYVFQFQVKGVWVGMLIGTLAQTIVLMIITYKTDWEKQVWLAKQRLSKWSVESDQRAENEQNA, encoded by the exons ATGGAAGATACTTTGAATCAAAATTTATTGAGAGAAGACTTAAGAGCTGGAGAGGTTCCTGATGGTAAATGGCCACTGAAAGAAAGAATATGGATGGAGTCCAAGAAAATGTGGATTGTTGCTGGTCCTGCAATATTCACCAGATTTTCAACACTTGGAGTTGGTATTATTAGCCTAGCATTCATTGGTCACATTGGATCCACAGAGCTTGCTGCTTATGCTCTGGTATCCACTGTTTTGCTGAGATTTGCAATCGGCATACTG TTGGGCATGGCCAGTGGATTGGAAACACTTTGTGGGCAGTCAGCTGGTGCAAAACAATATGACATGCTTGGTGTATATCTTCAAAGATCATGGCTTATCTTGACTATATGCTCAATATTTCTATTGCCGATATTTATATTCACCACCCCAATTCTGAGAGCTCTAGGCCAGGATGAATCCATTGCGGAAGTGGCAGGAACCGTTTCTCTCTGGTTAATCCCTGTTATATTTTCCTTCATTGCATCTTATAGCTGCCAAATGTTCCTCCAAGCACAAAGCAAGAATCTGATCATTGCATACTTAGCAGCATTTTCACTAGCAATTCATGTTTTCCTCTCATGGCTCTTGACGGTGAAATACAATTTTGGACTTAGCGGGGCAATGGTTTCTACAATTTTGGCATATTGGGTCCCGAATATCGGTCAACTTGTTTATATTCTTGGTGGATGGTGCCCAGAGACGTGGAAAGGTTTCTCAATGTTGGCCTTCAAAGATCTCTTGCCTATTGTCAAGCTCTCTTTGTCATCTGCCGTTATGCTTTG CCTCGAACTCTGGTACACCACGATACTAATTCTTTTAACAGGAAACTTGAAAAATTCCGAGGTTGCTATTGATGCTCTTTCTATCTG CCTTAATATCAATGGTTGGGAACTGATGATATCTGTAGGCTTCTTGGCCGCGGCTAG TGTACGAGTCTCGAATGAGCTTGGAAGAGGCAGTTCCAGAGCTGCAGTATTCTCCATTGTGCAGATTGTGCTAACATCATTAGCTATTGGATTTGTGCTATTTATATTTTTCTTGTTCTTTCGAGGACGGCTAGCTTACATATTTACGAAGAGTACTGAGGTTGCCGCAGCTGTTGCTGATTTGTCACCTCTACTGGCGTTCTCCATACTGCTAAATAGCATTCAGCCAGTTCTTTCCG GTGTTGCTGTTGGGGCTGGCTGGCAAAGCACGGTGGCATATGTGAACATTACATGCTATTACTTGATCGGAATTCCAGTTGGAATAGTGCTTGGTTATGTTTTCCAGTTTCAGGTTAAG GGTGTTTGGGTGGGAATGTTGATCGGTACACTCGCTCAAACTATTGTACTAATGATAATTACTTACAAGACTGACTGGGAGAAACAG GTATGGCTTGCTAAACAAAGGTTAAGCAAGTGGTCTGTAGAATCTGACCAGCGAGCTGAAAATGAGCAAAATGCATGA